The Impatiens glandulifera chromosome 8, dImpGla2.1, whole genome shotgun sequence genome includes a window with the following:
- the LOC124912403 gene encoding LOW QUALITY PROTEIN: mitochondrial substrate carrier family protein B-like (The sequence of the model RefSeq protein was modified relative to this genomic sequence to represent the inferred CDS: deleted 1 base in 1 codon) has protein sequence MEARVGVSSHGAVVVDGNARKLLQTQQHLRSVQQPSTVQPQSHIGTVPQLLSGGIAGAFSKTCTAPLSRLTILFQVQGMHSDATSVRNVSMCREALRIVNEEGFRAFWKGNLVTIVHRLPYSSVNFYSYEHYKSFLKSVLCTENHRRNAGTDALVHFVGGGMSGMTSASVTYPLDLVRTRLAAQRNTMYYKGMWHALHTICREEGVLGLYKGLGATLLGVGPSIAISFSVYESLRSYWQSIRPHDSTVVVSLACGSLSGIASSTATFPIDLVRRRKQLEGAGGQARIYNTNLYGHFAHIFRGEGMRGFYRGILPEYYKVVPGVGIAFMTYETLKKLLSTENVAP, from the exons CAGCAACATCTTCGGTCCGTCCAGCAGCCTTCCACTGTTCAGCCGCAATCGCATATAGGGACCGTGCCTCAGCTTCTGTCTGGAGGCATTGCTGGCGCGTTTAGCAAGACCTGCACTGCCCCTTTATCTCGTCTCACTATTCTCTTTCAG GTTCAAGGTATGCATTCTGATGCAACATCAGTAAGAAATGTTAGCATGTGTCGTGAGGCTCTACGAATAGTTAATGAAGAAGGGTTTCGAGCATTTTGGAAAGGCAATCTGGTTACAATTGTTCACCGCCTTCCATACTCTTCAGTCAATTTTTATTCTTACGAGCATTACAAAAGC TTTTTGAAATCTGTACTCTGTACGGAAAACCATCGGAGAAATGCTGGGACAGATGCCTTGGTGCACTTTGTAGGCGGTGGAATGTCGGGAATGACATCTGCCTCTGTTACATATCCATTGGATCTTGTCAGAACTCGACTAGCTGCTCAG AGAAATACAATGTACTATAAGGGCATGTGGCATGCACTTCATACTATTTGTAGAGAAGAAGGAGTTTTGGGTCTGTACAAAGGGCTTGGAGCAACTCTACTG GGGGTTGGACCCAGTATAGCAATAAGCTTTTCAGTGTATGAGTCCTTGAGATCTTATTGGCAGTCTATAAG GCCTCATGATTCGACCGTTGTGGTAAGCCTTGCATGTGGCAGTCTTTCGGGCATTGCATCGTCAACAG CAACATTCCCAATAGACCTTGTGAGAAGAAGAAAGCAGTTGGAAGGGGCTGGTGGTCAAGCTCGAATCTacaatacaaat ttatatgGACACTTTGCCCATATATTCCGTGGTGAAGGCATGCGTGGATTTTACAGAGGAATTCTTCCCGAATACTATAAGGTTGTTCCTGGTGTGGGAATCGCTTTCATGACTTATGAAACTCTGAAGAAGCTTCTGTCAACTGAAAATGTCGCACCTTGA
- the LOC124913030 gene encoding LOW QUALITY PROTEIN: (R)-mandelonitrile lyase-like (The sequence of the model RefSeq protein was modified relative to this genomic sequence to represent the inferred CDS: inserted 7 bases in 6 codons; deleted 6 bases in 6 codons), protein MREEREAERLQSRREREKALMKREETQRERQRSIQERDQMRNDMIETREQMAFLLSLLGFIGLMIDDFGFRLMMVLQMIYHSSSRHEIPAEEYYDYIIVGGXTAGCPLAATLSEQFKVXLLERGGVPYGRPNLMNQEGFLMTLIDVDSPSSPAQAFISEDGVANVRGRVLGGSSAINAXFLQPADQEFFKKSGINWDFGMVNQSYEWVENEIVFRPELKNWQSAIRDSLLEAGFHPYNGFNLNHVIGTKIGGTTFDTDGRRHSAADLLSYSNSSNIKVAIHANVERIIISSSSNTSWLDPIATGVIYRDEKGGYHRAMTAENGEVILSAGALGTPQLLLLSGIGPRAYLSSLGIPVNVHHHTLGEYMYDNPRNGISIVSPFPLEHSLIQVVGXTDCGAYLEAASNTIPFSSPANSIMRSHLPLYFTIATLMEKIIGPSSIGSLRLASANVRTNPVVRFNYFSDPSDLARCINGTRKIGEVLQSRAMEYFQVEVRYGQREFRYVGSSLPDDLFDEXEMGEFCRRTVNTIWHYHGGCVVGKVVDVDXKVVGVKSLRVVDGSTFTVSPGTNPQATLMMMGRYVGLNIMKDRQHSKCDLFVDYPIQSNQHSSQILYLRFSLFLVVVFL, encoded by the exons atgcgagaggagcgtgaagctGAAAGACTCCAATCACGAAGAGAACGCGAGAAAGCACTAATGAAGCGTGAAGAAACACAAAGGGAGAGACAACGATCAATACAAGAGCGTGATCAAATGCGGAATGATATGATCGAGACGAGGGAGCAGATGGCCTTCTTATTATCCCT TTTAGGGTTTATtggattgatgattgatgattttggTTTTAGATTGATGATG GTTCTTCAAATGATCTACCATTCCTCCTCACGCCACGAAATCCCAGCAGAAGAATACTACGATTACATCATCGTCGGAG GTACCGCCGGCTGTCCACTGGCAGCTACATTATCGGAACAATTCAAGG CTTTACTAGAACGAGGTGGAGTTCCTTACGGAAGACCCAATTTAATGAACCAAGAAGGGTTCTTAATGACCTTAATCGACGTCGATTCTCCATCTTCTCCAGCACAGGCCTTCATTTCAGAAGACGGAGTAGCTAACGTACGTGGACGTGTTCTTGGTGGAAGTAGCGCCATTAACGC GTTTCTACAGCCGGCAGACCAAGAATTCTTTAAGAAATCCGGTATCAATTGGGATTTCGGTATGGTTAATCAATCGTATGAATGGGTTGAGAATGAAATCGTTTTCCGACCTGAATTGAAAAACTGGCAATCTGCGATTAGA GATTCATTACTTGAAGCTGGTTTTCACCCATATAATGGATTCAACTTAAATCATGTAATT GGCACTAAGATTGGTGGTACTACTTTCGACACCGATGGGCGTCGCCATAGTGCTGCTGATCTCCTTTCTTACTCAAATAGTTCAAATATCAAGGTTGCTATACATGCAAACGTGGAAAGAATCATAATCTCATCTTCATCCAACACTTCTTGGTTGGACCCAATTGCCACAGGAGTTATCTACAGAGACGAAAAAGGCGGTTACCATCGCGCGATGACTGCGGAAAACGGAGAAGTCATCCTCTCCGCCGGTGCTCTTGGCACCCCACAATTACTTCTCTTGAGTGGAATCGGACCGAGAGCTTACCTTTCTTCATTAGGGATTCCGGTGAATGTACATCACCATACGTTGGGAGAATACATGTATGACAACCCACGAAATGGAATCTCAATTGTATCTCCATTTCCTTTAGAACATTCGTTAATCCAGGTGGTTG ATACAGATTGCGGCGCGTATCTAGAAGCAGCATCGAATACAATTCCATTTTCATCCCCTGCTAATTCCATAATGAGATCACATTTACCTCTTTATTTCACAATAGCAACTCTAATGGAAAAGATAATTGGACCATCTTCAATTGGGTCATTACGATTAGCATCGGCTAATGTTAGAACAAACCCAGTCGTT CGATTCAATTACTTCAGCGATCCAAGTGATCTGGCTAGATGTATA AACGGGACGAGAAAGATTGGTGAG GTGCTTCAGAGCAGGGCAATGGAGTATTTCCAAGTT GAAGTTCGTTATGGGCAGAGAGAATTTCGGTATGTAGGTTCTTCTTTGCCGGATGATTTGTTTGATG TGGAAATGGGGGAATTCTGTAGAAGAACTGTGAATACGATATGGCATTATCATGGAGGTTGTGTGGTGGGGAAAGTGGTCGATGTGG TGAAGGTGGTCGGGGTTAAGTCTTTAAGAGTGGTCGATGGTTCTACTTTTACGGTTTCGCCAGGGACTAACCCTCAGGCAACGCTCATGATGATGGGTCG GTATGTTGGACTGAACATTATGAAGGACAGACAACATAGTAAGTGTGACCTGTTTGTTGATTATCCTATCCAATCCAATCAACATTCATCTCAGATTCTATATTTGAGATTTTCTCTGTTTTTAGTTGTAGTTTTTCTGTGA